The following coding sequences lie in one Xanthomonas hortorum pv. pelargonii genomic window:
- a CDS encoding DUF2256 domain-containing protein, whose product MAMRKKHELPEKPCMHCGRPFRWRKKWERVWDEVKYCSDRCRGESKRTRPAP is encoded by the coding sequence ATGGCCATGCGCAAGAAACACGAGTTGCCGGAGAAACCCTGCATGCACTGCGGGCGGCCGTTTCGCTGGCGCAAGAAGTGGGAGCGCGTGTGGGACGAGGTGAAGTACTGTTCCGACCGTTGCCGTGGCGAGAGCAAGCGGACGCGTCCGGCTCCATGA
- a CDS encoding Kelch repeat-containing protein, which produces MTPSANAFRVAVLLLASACVPAFAQTAVHAPGVPATQAAAQWKNVSGEGKPHARHENSLVAIGDRLYLIGGRDDRPLDIFDTKTHRWSKGSPPPLAVSHAQAVVSSGKLYFVGGLTGDYPEEAALTHLLIYDPATDRWQVGAEIPQHRRRGAAGTVEHDGVLYLVGGNTRGHMSGYVPWLDAFDMKTQQWTQLADAPHARDHFHAVVIDGKVYAAGGRRSAHESGNTLAQTISEVDIYDIERGTWTVAPAALPTPRAGTAAIARDGQLLVMGGESTRQVKAHEEVEAYDPATATWKTLAALPQGRHGTQAAEVGGDLYIVAGSGNRGGGPELYDVLVLHERSKP; this is translated from the coding sequence ATGACACCGTCAGCGAACGCCTTCCGCGTAGCTGTTCTGTTGCTTGCATCCGCATGCGTGCCTGCGTTTGCCCAGACTGCGGTGCATGCGCCTGGAGTACCGGCGACGCAAGCTGCTGCGCAGTGGAAGAATGTTTCTGGCGAAGGCAAGCCGCATGCGCGTCACGAGAACAGCCTGGTCGCCATCGGCGACCGTCTGTACCTGATCGGTGGGCGCGATGATCGGCCCTTGGACATCTTCGATACCAAAACGCACCGCTGGTCCAAAGGCAGCCCGCCACCGCTGGCAGTGAGCCACGCGCAGGCAGTGGTGTCGTCCGGAAAACTCTACTTCGTCGGCGGCCTGACCGGCGACTATCCGGAGGAAGCCGCGCTGACCCACCTGTTGATCTACGATCCTGCCACCGATCGCTGGCAGGTGGGCGCGGAGATCCCGCAGCATCGTCGCCGCGGCGCTGCCGGAACGGTGGAACACGATGGCGTGCTGTACCTGGTCGGCGGCAATACGCGCGGCCATATGAGCGGTTATGTGCCATGGCTGGATGCGTTCGATATGAAAACGCAGCAATGGACGCAACTGGCCGATGCACCACATGCGCGCGATCATTTCCACGCGGTGGTGATCGATGGCAAGGTGTATGCGGCCGGTGGACGCCGCTCGGCGCACGAAAGTGGCAACACCCTGGCGCAGACAATCAGCGAGGTCGATATCTACGACATCGAACGCGGCACCTGGACTGTCGCCCCGGCTGCGTTACCGACCCCACGCGCAGGTACCGCCGCCATCGCACGCGATGGCCAGCTGCTGGTAATGGGCGGCGAGAGTACCCGCCAGGTCAAGGCGCATGAAGAGGTCGAGGCTTACGACCCGGCCACCGCTACCTGGAAGACGCTGGCTGCGTTGCCGCAAGGCCGCCATGGCACCCAGGCCGCAGAGGTAGGCGGCGATCTCTACATCGTTGCGGGTAGCGGTAATCGCGGTGGTGGGCCGGAGTTGTATGATGTGTTGGTACTGCATGAACGCAGCAAGCCATAA
- a CDS encoding DUF3800 domain-containing protein, which translates to MPRVAGQFSLPLVHAESEPVTSPPLATANAQYSNYIVYVDESGDHGLETLDPNYPVFVLAFCVFHKGHYAQRVVPAIESFKFRHFGHDLVILHEHDIRKEKGHFRFNDRLEKTIFLDELTGIIESHNFILISCVIDKTRLKEKAQTADNPYHLALAFCLETLFELMQEKKQGDVATHVVVECRGKKEDRDLELEFRRICDDANRWGRQLPFTIVFADKRPTLPACSWQTSLRAP; encoded by the coding sequence ATGCCTCGCGTTGCCGGGCAATTTTCGCTCCCACTGGTCCATGCGGAAAGCGAGCCAGTGACATCGCCGCCGCTGGCAACGGCCAACGCGCAGTACAGCAACTACATTGTCTATGTCGATGAAAGCGGCGACCACGGGCTGGAGACGTTAGATCCCAACTATCCCGTGTTTGTGCTGGCCTTTTGCGTCTTCCACAAAGGTCACTACGCGCAACGCGTGGTTCCTGCCATCGAGTCGTTCAAGTTCAGGCATTTCGGGCATGACTTGGTCATTCTTCATGAGCATGACATCCGCAAGGAAAAGGGACATTTCCGCTTCAATGATCGGTTGGAAAAAACGATTTTTCTGGATGAACTGACGGGAATTATCGAGTCACATAACTTCATCCTGATCAGCTGTGTCATCGACAAGACACGGCTGAAGGAAAAAGCCCAGACAGCAGACAATCCTTATCACCTGGCGCTCGCCTTTTGCCTTGAAACGCTTTTTGAACTGATGCAAGAAAAGAAACAGGGCGATGTTGCGACGCATGTGGTGGTTGAGTGCCGTGGCAAGAAAGAAGACCGCGATCTGGAGCTTGAATTCAGGCGAATCTGCGATGACGCGAACCGCTGGGGCCGGCAACTCCCCTTCACGATTGTATTCGCAGACAAAAGGCCAACTCTTCCGGCTTGCAGCTGGCAGACCTCGTTGCGCGCCCCATAG
- a CDS encoding SymE family type I addiction module toxin, which yields MSRQHYNVRRAEDVVGCAVPKLRLSGRWLEQCGFAVGDALRVTVGRGVLLINRVAPAVPAVRPRRR from the coding sequence ATGAGCCGCCAGCACTACAACGTGCGGCGTGCCGAAGATGTGGTTGGCTGCGCGGTGCCCAAGCTGCGGCTGTCCGGGCGTTGGTTGGAGCAATGCGGTTTTGCTGTCGGCGATGCGCTGCGGGTAACGGTGGGGCGTGGTGTGTTGTTGATCAACCGCGTGGCGCCCGCTGTTCCTGCGGTAAGACCACGCCGAAGGTGA
- the galB gene encoding beta-galactosidase GalB — translation MPRERVSLNAQWRFQRGDPPGNRETLDYDVRPQVVRSEDGKVADAQPEQAQHIDAAATRVLKPWILPTANNLIADPAKRHKRPPGNPGGTVAFVQPQFDDSGWEPVDLPHDWAIAGPFLADGPYGGMGRLPSWDIGWYRKNLDIPASDRGRSLFLDLDGAMSYATVWLNGTLVGGWPYGYSSWRVDLSPYVVVGARNQLAIRLDNPPDSARWYPGGGLYRNVWLTKAAPLHIAQWGTQLTTPQVSVQTAQVQLAITLENAARSAVQAQVSTAIYVLDDVRGTRSGEPVACIAPVQVAVPATGSARVQGNTQIDHPRLWGPPPTQRPHRYVAVTEVSQNGRVVDRYDTPFGIRSIVFDAGKGLLVNGEHVPIRGVNNHHDLGALGAAFNVRAAERQLQLLQQMGANAIRMSHNPPAPELLELTDRMGLLVVDEVFDSWEMKKTPLDFHLVFPQWHEPDLRAMLRRDRNHPSVMLWSVGNEVGEQYTGEQGAAIARTLHAIVHDEDPTRPATVAMNYASPEMPLPAALDVISLNYQGEGIRDTPEFAGTERIRKQPQYPAFHSKFPHKAIFSSETASALSSRGVYLFPVTPDNSAPVRDGRGGDSVAHQVSAYELHAVDFGSSADKVFAAQDRHPYVAGEFVWTGFDYLGEPTPYYSSRSSYSGIFDLAGFPKDRYWLYQSRWRPDLPMAHLLPHWTWPGREGQVTPVHVFTSGDEAELFVNGVSQGRKRKTPLQYRLRWDQVVYQPSELRVQAYKDGKPWASDRVQTAGRAARMQITPDRSTIRADGQDLSFITVRLLDRAGRPAPTAGDRLRFRIEGPGELVATDNGDPTNLESFVSQQRNAFNGLCLAIVRAKAGARGTITVHVESDTLQAGSAQVVVE, via the coding sequence ATGCCACGCGAGCGTGTCTCGCTCAACGCGCAATGGCGCTTCCAACGCGGCGATCCCCCTGGCAATCGCGAAACCCTCGACTACGATGTGCGTCCGCAAGTGGTGCGTAGCGAAGACGGCAAGGTGGCCGATGCGCAACCCGAGCAGGCGCAGCACATTGATGCCGCCGCAACACGCGTGCTCAAGCCGTGGATCCTGCCTACAGCCAATAACCTGATTGCAGATCCCGCGAAACGACACAAACGCCCGCCCGGCAATCCCGGCGGCACCGTTGCTTTCGTGCAGCCGCAGTTCGACGACAGCGGTTGGGAGCCGGTGGACCTGCCGCACGATTGGGCGATTGCCGGGCCGTTTCTAGCCGATGGCCCTTACGGCGGCATGGGGCGCTTGCCTAGCTGGGACATCGGTTGGTATCGCAAGAATCTGGACATTCCGGCCAGCGATCGCGGCCGCTCGTTGTTTCTCGATCTCGATGGCGCAATGTCATATGCCACGGTCTGGCTCAACGGCACGCTGGTCGGCGGTTGGCCGTATGGCTACAGCTCCTGGCGCGTGGACCTGAGCCCGTACGTGGTGGTTGGTGCACGCAACCAGCTGGCGATTCGTCTGGACAACCCGCCCGACTCGGCACGCTGGTATCCGGGCGGCGGGCTGTATCGCAATGTGTGGTTAACCAAAGCTGCTCCGTTGCATATCGCGCAATGGGGCACGCAGCTGACCACGCCGCAGGTGTCGGTGCAGACTGCGCAGGTGCAGCTGGCGATCACGCTGGAGAATGCCGCCCGCAGCGCTGTGCAAGCGCAAGTCAGTACCGCGATCTATGTGCTCGATGATGTGCGTGGCACGCGCAGTGGTGAGCCTGTTGCATGCATTGCGCCTGTGCAGGTTGCGGTTCCCGCAACTGGTAGCGCCCGCGTGCAAGGCAATACGCAGATCGACCACCCACGTCTGTGGGGCCCGCCACCGACACAGCGACCGCATCGCTATGTCGCCGTGACCGAAGTCAGCCAGAACGGGCGCGTGGTGGATCGCTATGACACACCGTTCGGCATCCGCAGCATCGTGTTCGATGCCGGGAAGGGGCTGTTGGTCAACGGCGAACATGTGCCGATTCGCGGCGTGAACAATCATCACGATCTCGGTGCGCTGGGTGCGGCGTTCAACGTGCGCGCCGCCGAGCGGCAACTGCAGTTGCTGCAGCAGATGGGTGCCAACGCCATCCGCATGAGCCACAACCCGCCCGCGCCGGAATTATTGGAGCTGACCGACCGCATGGGCCTGCTGGTGGTGGACGAGGTCTTCGACAGTTGGGAGATGAAGAAGACCCCGCTGGATTTCCACCTGGTGTTCCCGCAGTGGCACGAGCCGGACTTGCGCGCGATGCTGCGGCGCGACCGCAATCATCCCTCGGTGATGCTGTGGAGCGTGGGCAACGAAGTTGGCGAGCAATACACCGGCGAGCAGGGCGCCGCGATCGCACGCACGCTGCATGCCATCGTGCACGACGAAGACCCCACTCGCCCGGCTACTGTGGCGATGAACTACGCCTCGCCCGAGATGCCGTTGCCCGCTGCGCTGGATGTCATCAGCCTCAACTATCAGGGCGAAGGCATTCGCGATACGCCGGAGTTCGCAGGCACCGAGCGTATCCGTAAACAGCCGCAGTATCCGGCGTTTCATAGCAAGTTTCCGCACAAAGCGATTTTCAGTAGCGAGACCGCATCGGCCTTGAGCAGCCGTGGCGTGTATCTGTTTCCAGTGACGCCGGATAACAGCGCACCGGTGCGCGATGGGCGCGGCGGCGACTCGGTCGCGCATCAGGTCAGCGCTTACGAATTGCATGCGGTGGATTTCGGTTCCAGCGCCGACAAGGTCTTCGCTGCACAGGACCGGCATCCATATGTCGCGGGCGAGTTTGTCTGGACCGGCTTCGATTATCTGGGCGAACCCACGCCGTACTACAGCTCGCGCAGTTCCTATTCGGGCATCTTCGATCTGGCCGGTTTTCCTAAGGATCGCTACTGGCTGTATCAATCGCGCTGGCGCCCTGACCTGCCGATGGCGCATCTGTTGCCGCACTGGACCTGGCCCGGTCGCGAGGGGCAGGTCACGCCGGTGCATGTGTTCACCTCTGGCGATGAGGCCGAGTTGTTCGTCAATGGCGTGTCGCAGGGGCGCAAGCGCAAGACGCCCCTGCAGTATCGGTTGCGCTGGGATCAGGTGGTCTACCAACCAAGTGAGCTGCGGGTACAGGCCTACAAGGATGGCAAGCCCTGGGCGAGCGATCGTGTGCAGACCGCCGGCCGCGCCGCGCGCATGCAGATCACGCCCGACCGCAGCACCATCCGTGCCGATGGGCAGGACCTGAGTTTCATCACCGTGCGTCTGCTCGATCGCGCCGGCCGTCCTGCACCAACCGCCGGCGATCGTCTGCGTTTCCGCATCGAAGGCCCAGGCGAGTTGGTTGCCACCGACAACGGCGATCCGACCAATCTGGAATCATTCGTTTCGCAGCAACGCAACGCCTTCAACGGGCTATGTCTGGCCATCGTGCGCGCCAAGGCCGGCGCACGCGGCACCATCACGGTCCATGTCGAGTCCGACACCTTGCAAGCGGGCAGTGCGCAGGTGGTGGTGGAGTGA
- a CDS encoding endo-1,4-beta-xylanase — protein sequence MALPAIAVCDTRSTSLKHAYADGFLIGTAVNTDIVSGKDAVSAALVACHFNAITAENVMKAEVVAPRPGVFDFSAADAFVAYGRSRDMFVIGHTLVWHNQTPDWFFVDAQGNPNTADAQLERMRAHIERVAGRYAGKVQAWDVVNEIIDEDGSYRATNWVQRVGDGDTVVRNAFTFAQRYAPDAQLYYNDFNAWRPAKRDGIVRMVKMLQHSGIRIDGVGMQGHWGLDYPSLRDIEDAIDAYAALGIKVMITELDIDVLPLTKEGQVIGTGLAHKQFQLPEFKRFLDPYRDGLPPEVQAQLRDRYAELFALFWRKRDKLARVSVWGVTDGMSWKNDYPVPGRTNYPLLFDRKHQPKPALDAVLAVPADSSAR from the coding sequence ATGGCGCTGCCGGCAATTGCCGTCTGCGATACCCGCAGCACCTCGCTCAAGCACGCCTACGCAGACGGCTTCCTGATCGGCACGGCCGTCAATACCGACATCGTCTCCGGCAAGGACGCCGTCTCTGCCGCGCTGGTCGCCTGCCACTTCAACGCCATCACCGCCGAGAACGTGATGAAGGCCGAGGTGGTCGCGCCGCGGCCCGGCGTGTTCGACTTCAGTGCTGCCGATGCCTTCGTTGCCTACGGACGCAGCCGTGACATGTTTGTGATCGGCCATACGCTGGTCTGGCACAACCAGACGCCGGACTGGTTCTTCGTCGATGCGCAGGGCAACCCCAACACCGCAGACGCGCAGCTGGAACGCATGCGCGCGCACATCGAACGCGTGGCAGGGCGCTACGCGGGCAAAGTGCAGGCCTGGGATGTGGTCAACGAGATCATCGACGAAGACGGCAGTTACCGCGCTACCAACTGGGTGCAGCGCGTGGGCGATGGCGACACCGTAGTGCGCAATGCCTTCACCTTCGCGCAGCGTTATGCACCCGATGCGCAGCTGTATTACAACGACTTCAATGCCTGGCGGCCGGCCAAGCGCGACGGCATCGTGCGCATGGTCAAGATGCTGCAGCACTCCGGTATCCGCATCGATGGCGTCGGCATGCAAGGACACTGGGGGCTCGACTATCCCAGCCTGCGCGATATCGAAGACGCCATCGACGCTTACGCCGCGCTCGGCATCAAGGTCATGATCACCGAGCTGGACATCGACGTGCTGCCGCTCACCAAGGAAGGCCAGGTTATCGGCACCGGGCTTGCGCACAAGCAGTTCCAGCTGCCGGAATTCAAGCGCTTTCTCGACCCCTATCGCGATGGCTTGCCACCCGAGGTGCAGGCGCAACTACGCGATCGCTATGCCGAACTGTTCGCGCTGTTCTGGCGCAAGCGCGACAAGCTCGCCCGCGTCAGTGTCTGGGGCGTTACCGACGGTATGTCATGGAAGAACGATTACCCCGTGCCAGGCCGTACCAACTACCCGTTGCTGTTCGATCGCAAGCATCAGCCCAAACCTGCATTGGATGCGGTGTTGGCGGTGCCGGCGGACTCAAGCGCGCGATAG
- a CDS encoding L-lactate permease produces MWQQLYDPLGNANLSALLAALPVLFFLLALTVLRLKGLTAAALAVLVSVAVSSLVFGMPMASIVGAALLGIANGIFPIGFIVLMAVWLYKLAIRSGKFEVIRGSIATVSEDQRIQVLLIAFCFGGFLEGAAGFGVPIAICAALLVELGFRPLKAAMLCLLANGAAGAYGAIGIPVLVGAQQGGVRLDEMSLMLIALVQVCALFVPAGLVAMLDGWRGVRETWPVLLFVGVVFSGVQTLTLYLLGPELVDILGPLAGMGGLALFMRFWRPKRIYREAQAPPCSTQRWTLKQVLLAWSPFYILTGAILVWSLPAFKALFAADGALGATVLHLRIGLLDQRVQEVPPLVASVRTLPAVWNVGWLNASGTAILIAAVLTVLLSPRLNLRSATGELAQSAKEMWKPLATVSLVMAVAYVTNYSGASSSIGLALAQAGGVFPLLSPVIGWMGVFITGSVVNSNTLFAHLQAVTAAQIGVPAALLVAANTAGGVMAKLVSPQSIAIAAAAVKLVGQESAIMRTTLAASLGLLAYVCLCTWLLSMVLQ; encoded by the coding sequence ATGTGGCAACAACTCTACGACCCGCTCGGTAACGCCAACCTCTCGGCCTTGCTGGCTGCCTTGCCGGTGCTGTTCTTCCTGCTGGCGCTGACGGTGCTGCGGCTCAAGGGGCTCACCGCCGCTGCGTTGGCGGTGCTGGTCTCGGTGGCGGTGTCGTCGCTGGTGTTCGGCATGCCGATGGCGAGCATCGTTGGCGCTGCGCTGTTGGGCATTGCCAATGGCATCTTCCCAATCGGTTTTATCGTGCTGATGGCGGTGTGGCTGTACAAGCTGGCGATCCGCAGCGGCAAGTTCGAGGTGATCCGCGGCAGCATCGCCACGGTGTCCGAAGACCAACGCATCCAGGTATTGCTCATCGCGTTCTGCTTCGGCGGATTCCTGGAAGGCGCTGCGGGGTTTGGCGTGCCGATCGCCATCTGCGCGGCGCTGCTGGTGGAGCTGGGCTTCCGTCCGCTCAAGGCAGCGATGTTGTGCCTGCTGGCCAACGGTGCGGCGGGTGCCTACGGTGCGATCGGCATCCCGGTGCTGGTCGGCGCGCAGCAGGGTGGCGTGCGCCTGGATGAGATGTCGCTGATGCTCATAGCGCTGGTGCAGGTCTGCGCATTGTTCGTGCCTGCGGGGCTGGTGGCGATGCTCGATGGGTGGCGTGGCGTGCGCGAGACCTGGCCGGTGCTGCTGTTTGTCGGTGTGGTGTTCAGTGGCGTGCAGACGCTCACCTTGTATCTGCTGGGGCCGGAACTGGTGGACATCCTCGGGCCGCTGGCCGGCATGGGCGGGCTGGCACTCTTCATGCGGTTCTGGCGCCCCAAGCGCATCTACCGCGAAGCGCAGGCACCACCGTGCTCCACCCAGCGCTGGACGCTCAAGCAGGTGCTGCTGGCATGGTCGCCGTTCTACATCCTCACCGGCGCGATCCTGGTGTGGAGCCTGCCCGCCTTCAAGGCGCTGTTTGCCGCAGACGGCGCGCTTGGCGCCACGGTGCTGCATCTGCGCATCGGCCTGCTCGATCAACGCGTGCAGGAAGTACCGCCATTGGTCGCCAGCGTGCGTACATTGCCTGCGGTGTGGAATGTGGGTTGGCTCAACGCCTCCGGCACGGCGATTCTGATCGCGGCGGTGCTCACAGTGCTGCTGTCGCCGCGCTTGAACCTGCGCTCGGCAACGGGCGAGTTGGCCCAATCGGCGAAAGAGATGTGGAAGCCGCTGGCCACCGTGTCGCTGGTGATGGCGGTGGCTTATGTCACCAATTATTCCGGCGCGTCCTCGTCCATCGGACTGGCCCTGGCACAGGCGGGAGGCGTGTTTCCGCTGTTGTCGCCGGTCATCGGCTGGATGGGGGTGTTCATCACCGGCTCGGTGGTCAACAGCAATACCTTGTTTGCGCATCTGCAGGCGGTAACGGCAGCGCAGATCGGCGTGCCTGCCGCGTTGCTGGTGGCGGCCAACACCGCGGGCGGTGTGATGGCGAAACTGGTCTCGCCGCAATCGATCGCCATTGCCGCCGCTGCAGTCAAGTTGGTGGGTCAGGAGTCGGCGATCATGCGCACCACCTTGGCCGCAAGTCTTGGGCTGCTTGCGTATGTGTGCCTGTGCACGTGGCTGTTGTCGATGGTGTTGCAGTGA
- a CDS encoding 2-hydroxyacid dehydrogenase encodes MKMAVFSTRPYDKRFLEEAKLRLSENAAVEFVYFEASLDLQTAALAQGCEVVCVFVNDQLDAPVLQELHAIGVRAVLLRCAGFNNVDLAAAKALDFFVARVPAYSPEAVAEHTLALVMTLNRQTHRAYNRVREGNFMLNGLLGRTLHGKTVGLVGLGKIGLATARIFQGMGCSVLGYDPYPTPGFETLGQRVELETLLARADIVSLHCPLTPATQHLIDDAALTAMKPGAMLVNTSRGGLVDTDAVIRALKSRQLGHLAIDVYEQESALFFQDRSGEIIDDDVFQRLMTFPNVLVTGHQGFFTAEALQEISEITLRNLADFAAGTACANLVPTP; translated from the coding sequence ATGAAAATGGCTGTCTTCAGCACGCGCCCTTACGACAAACGATTTCTCGAAGAGGCGAAACTGCGCCTGAGTGAGAACGCTGCAGTCGAGTTCGTTTACTTCGAAGCATCGCTCGATCTGCAGACAGCAGCGTTGGCGCAGGGTTGCGAGGTGGTGTGCGTGTTCGTCAACGATCAGCTCGATGCGCCCGTGCTACAGGAATTGCACGCGATCGGTGTCCGCGCGGTGCTGCTGCGCTGCGCCGGCTTCAACAATGTGGATCTCGCCGCGGCCAAGGCCCTGGATTTCTTCGTCGCACGCGTGCCGGCGTATTCGCCCGAGGCAGTGGCCGAGCACACCCTGGCGCTGGTCATGACGCTCAACCGCCAGACGCACCGTGCCTACAACCGCGTGCGCGAGGGCAACTTCATGCTCAATGGCCTGCTCGGCCGCACCTTGCACGGCAAGACGGTGGGCCTGGTCGGGCTGGGCAAGATCGGGCTGGCGACTGCACGTATTTTTCAGGGAATGGGGTGCAGCGTGCTTGGCTACGATCCCTATCCCACGCCTGGCTTCGAGACGCTCGGGCAGCGGGTCGAACTGGAGACGCTGCTCGCACGCGCGGATATCGTCTCGCTGCACTGCCCGCTGACGCCGGCGACGCAACACCTGATCGATGACGCAGCGCTGACCGCGATGAAGCCCGGTGCGATGCTGGTCAACACCTCACGCGGTGGGCTGGTGGATACCGATGCGGTGATCCGCGCACTCAAGTCCCGCCAGCTCGGCCACCTTGCCATCGACGTGTACGAGCAGGAAAGCGCATTGTTCTTTCAGGACCGCTCCGGCGAGATCATCGACGACGATGTGTTTCAACGTCTGATGACCTTTCCCAATGTGTTGGTGACCGGGCATCAGGGGTTTTTCACTGCCGAGGCGTTGCAGGAGATCTCCGAAATCACCCTGCGCAACCTCGCTGATTTCGCTGCAGGCACTGCGTGCGCGAACCTTGTTCCAACACCATAG
- a CDS encoding SMP-30/gluconolactonase/LRE family protein, producing MRLPPYLLLAVPLLAVLAACTRKDAPPPRFPVIGQLKTFDRSFSDVIASDARIEKLTEGFTWSEGPAWVRNGSYLLFTDVPENKLYRWSEDAGLSVFLSPSGYSGPEQATLREAGANGLYAEPGGTVLLADSGTRIVARLDPATRKKTPLATQFEGHRFNSPNDLVRRSDGVVFFTDPPYGLKGMNDSPVKELRFNGVYRLDTDGSVHLLDDSLSLPNGIALSPDERTLYVANSDPQRPIWMAYALDATGAVTGKRVFADASDLVEKDAPGLPDGMAVSADGHLFATGPGGVIVFAPDGRRLGRIETGEPISNCAFGNDGHTLYMTSHAMLTRVRVKALGLEFTK from the coding sequence ATGCGCTTGCCGCCCTATCTGTTGTTGGCTGTTCCGTTGCTGGCAGTCCTTGCTGCCTGCACCAGGAAAGACGCACCGCCGCCGCGCTTTCCTGTCATCGGGCAGCTGAAGACCTTCGATCGCAGCTTCAGCGATGTGATCGCAAGCGATGCGCGTATCGAAAAGCTCACCGAAGGCTTCACTTGGTCCGAGGGTCCCGCATGGGTGCGCAACGGTAGCTATCTGTTGTTCACCGATGTGCCGGAAAACAAGCTCTATCGTTGGTCCGAAGACGCAGGGCTATCGGTCTTTCTGTCGCCTTCCGGTTACAGCGGCCCGGAGCAGGCCACGTTGCGCGAGGCGGGCGCCAACGGCCTGTATGCCGAACCGGGCGGCACCGTGTTGTTGGCCGATTCCGGCACGCGCATCGTCGCCAGGCTCGACCCGGCCACGCGCAAGAAGACACCGCTCGCCACCCAGTTCGAAGGCCACCGCTTCAACAGCCCCAACGATCTGGTTCGCCGCAGCGACGGCGTGGTGTTCTTCACCGACCCGCCGTACGGCCTCAAGGGCATGAACGACTCGCCGGTCAAGGAACTGCGCTTCAACGGCGTCTACCGCCTGGACACCGACGGCAGCGTGCATCTGCTCGATGACAGCCTCAGCCTTCCCAATGGCATTGCGCTCTCGCCCGACGAGCGCACCTTGTACGTAGCCAATTCCGATCCGCAGCGCCCGATCTGGATGGCCTATGCGCTCGACGCAACCGGTGCGGTGACCGGCAAGCGCGTGTTCGCCGATGCCTCCGATCTGGTTGAAAAGGACGCCCCCGGCCTGCCCGACGGCATGGCGGTCTCCGCCGACGGCCACCTGTTCGCCACCGGCCCCGGCGGCGTCATCGTCTTCGCCCCCGACGGCCGCAGACTGGGCCGCATCGAAACCGGCGAACCGATCTCCAACTGCGCCTTCGGCAACGACGGCCACACGCTCTACATGACCTCGCACGCGATGCTGACGCGGGTGCGCGTCAAAGCACTTGGGTTGGAATTCACAAAGTAG